AGAACGTGGTCGCCAAGGTCACGGGCTCCGGAAATCCGAACGTGCTGGTGACGGAGCGCGGCGCATCCTTCGGCTACAACACGCTGGTTTCCGACATGCGCGCCTTGCCCATCATGGCCGACATCGGCGCGCCGGTGATCTTCGACGCCACCCATTCGGTACAGCAGCCGGGCGGCCAAGGCGGCTCGAGTGGCGGCGAGCGGCGCTTCGTCGAAACGCTGGCTCGCGCAGCGGTCGCCGTAGGGGTTGCGGGCGTGTTCATCGAGACACATCAGGACCCGGACAATTCGACGTCGTCCGACGGTCCCAACATGGTGCCGCTCAAGGACATGCCGGCCCTTCTCGAAAAGCTGATGGCGCTGGACCGCGTGGCAAAGGGCTGATCGGGCCGGCCGGCGTAGGGCCCGGCCCCAGTCCAGGACGGCCGGACAAGAGTCTGATTCAATCCGGGCGCGTGTTGCTCTAGGCTGGACCGGCGGGGGCCTCAGGAGGAACCCATGTCGGTTGCACGTGTCACCGAAATCACCGCTTCGTCAACGACGAGCTTCGAAGACGCCATCGCTCAGGGCATCGCCCGGGCCAACCAGACGCTGACGAATGTCGAGGGCGCCTGGGTCCAGCAGCAGACGGTCGCCTGCGAAGCGGGCAAGATCAAGGAGTACCGGGTGAATATGAAGGTGACCTTCATCCTCACCGACTAGCTGCGGCGGACTGCAGCGGACGGGGAGGCACGACAACGGCACGCCGCGACGCGGCCGGCCGTTACGGGCCCCGGAGGCTGTCGGCGATGCCGCCAACCAGCGCGTCGTAATCTGCCTTGAGCGACGGCGGATAGGCGACGCTCACCGTATGGATCACGCCGCCATGTCCGAACAGGCGGCGCTGGTAGAACACGTGGCCGTCCTTGAAGCCCGAAAGCACCACCCAGTCGCTGCCGATCCGGCTGTAGGTGATGCGGTACGAGGAGTCCTGGTCGGCGGCAGCGCTGGCGGCGAAGCTCTTCGGCGTCTCGTCCATGACATTCTGGATGCCGGAGCAGACCAGGCTCGCCCCATCGTCGGCCATCCACTGCTGCCCGTCGCCGTTGTCAGGTTCGGGCAGCCGCCGGATGAAGATCTCGTCCGGAAAGGTGCAGGTCGTGCCGAACCGCGAGTTCACATAGGTGTAGGGATCTGCTCCGGCCGTGGCCGCACCTGCCGCAAGCACGGCCAGGGCCAGGGAGAGCAGGGCGCCCCGGGGTCTCATCCCCCGGTCACGCTCATGTGACGCGACACCGCGGGGCGCTTGCTGCGCCGATCGATGACGAAGTCATGGCCCTTCGGCTTGCGGCCGATCGCCTCGTCGATGGCGGCGGAGAGCAGATCGTTGCCTTCGGACGCCCGCAGCGGCGTGCGCAGGTCGGCCGCGTCCTCCTGACCGAGGCACATGAACAGCGTGCCCGTGCAGGTGATGCGTACGCGGTTGCAGCTTTCGCAGAAATTGTGGGTCATCGGCGTGATGAAGCCGAGGCGGCCGCCCGTCTCGGCGACCTCGACGTAACGAGCGGGGCCGCCGGTCTTGTAGGGGATGTCGTTGAGCGTGAACTGGCGCTCGAGATCAGCGCGCAGCACGGAGAGCGGCAGGTACTGGTCGGTGCGGTCGACTTCGATCTCGCCCATGGGCATGGTTTCGATGACCGTGAGGTCCATGCCGCGGCCGTGGGCCCACCGCATCAATTCCGGGATCTCTGCCTCGTTGAAACCCTTCAGCGCGACCGCATTCAGCTTGATGCTGAGCCCTGCGGCCTGCGCGGCGTCAATGCCGGCGATGACACGTCCGATATCGCCCCAGCGGGTAATCTCGCGGAATTTCACCGGGTCGAGCGTATCCAGCGAGACGTTTATGCGCCTCACGCCACAGTCGACGAGTTCTTGGGCGAAGCGGGAGAGCTGCGAGCCGTTGGTGGTGAGCGTCAGCTCTTCCAGCGCGCCGGTCTTGAGATGGCGCGAGAGCTCGCGCACGAGATGCATGATGTTCTTGCGCACCAGCGGCTCGCCGCCGGTGAGCCGCAGCTTCTTCACGCCCTTCTCAATGAAGACCGTGCAGAGCCTGTCCAGTTCCTCGAGCGAGAGCAGATCCTTCTTGGGTAAGAAGGTCATGTCCTCTGCCATGCAATAGGTGCAGCGGAAGTCGCAGCGGTCGGTGACCGATACGCGAAGATAGGTGATGTCTCGACCATACGGGTCGGTCATGCTCATCGGACGTTTCACTCCCTGCACGTCAGAGGCTGCCGAGTGTCATATACCGTGATGTTGTACGATCCGGCAGAACAATCAAGTGGGTGACGCCTTTGCCTTGCAGGAAGTCGCATTTTCCCGTGCCGGATTTCGAATGTCCGGGAAGGGCGCGAAATGACGGATCACCGGCCAATCGCCCTTGTTCGCAGGGGCATCAAGTTCCATTTGATGGCTTCCTCAACAGAATTGAGTTCCAATGATGGCCGCCGAGGGATATTTTCGTTCGTAGACAGCGGCCAACGACACAATCGGAGAACGGCGTGAACACAGTCAGCGCTATTCGCGGCAATACGGTGAAGCCGGTCGATCCAATCTGGAACGCCGTGCGGGAAGAGGCGATCGCCGCGGTCGACAACGACCCGCTGCTATCGGCATTCCTCTATTCCACGGTGCTGAACCAGGAGAGCCTGGAGGAAGCCGTGATCCATCGAATCGCCCAGCGCCTGGACCACGGCGATCTCAGCGCCGATCTCATCGCCCAGACCTATCGCGAGATGGTCCGGGCCCAGCCGGAGTGGAGCGCCACCGTACGGGTAGACATCCAGGCCTATTACGATCGCGACCCAGCCTGCGACCGGTTCATCATGCCGGTCCTCTATTTCAAAGGCTTTCACGCCATTCAGACGCATCGGCTCGCGCACTGGCTGTGGAACCAGGACCGCAAGGATTTCGCGCTCTACCTGCAGAGCCGTTCGTCCGCGATCTTCCAGACCGACATCAATCCCGCTGCCCGCATCGGCAAGGGGCTGTTCATCGATCATGCGACCGGACTGGTCGTCGGCGAGACGGCGGTCATCGAAGACAATGTCTCGATCCTCCACGGCGTGACGCTCGGCGGTACTGGCAAGACTGGTGGCGACCGCCATCCGAAGATCCGCTACGGCGTGCTGATCGGCGCCGGCGCCAAGATCCTCGGGAACATCGAGGTGGGTCACTGCGCCAAGATCGCCGCGGGTTCTGTCGTGCTGGCCCCGGTGCCGCACAACAAGACGGTCGCCGGTGTTCCGGCGCGCATCGTCGGCGAGAGCGGGTGCGACCAGCCTTCCCGGCAGATGGACCAGTTGCTGCCGTCGCGCGCCTTCGATGACGGGCCGGGCTTCGATATCTGAGAATTGGACGCCGCTTCGGTTCTGACGGACTTTACAGGCACGTTTGCCGCGTGCCAGAAGCCGGGCTTCATTGACCACCTCGTTGGAGAAAGCCGTTGAAGCCCGAAGAGATCCGAAAGCTCGACGCTTATTTCAAGCGCACTTTCCAGAATCCGAATCTCCAGGTGAAAGCACGCCCGCGTAAGGCCGATTCCTGCGAAGTCTATGTCGGCGACGAGTTCCTTGGCATCGTTTTCAAGGATGAGGACGACGGCGACTACAACTTCTCGATGGCGATTCTCGACATCGATCTCGGCTGAAGCTCAACGCTTCACCATTTGCTCCGCCTTGGCGATCACTGCGGCATCGAGCTGCTTCCAGTCTGCCAGCAACTCCTGCGGGAAGCGGTATGTCAGGCTGAGCGCGTCGCCCATGTGGATGTCGCGCTCGCAGGGCGCCAGCGACTCGGCGGCGCTGGGGCCTGATAGGCACCGAGCCACATAGGGCGGCATGCCGGCTCCACGCTCGGCCACCGCCAGGACTTCGTTCAGATAGCCCGAGCTCTCGTTGAATTCATGGAAGACCAGCCCGGCTGGCCCCGCCGTGGACGGTTCAACGATGAGCGATTTATAGATCGGCTCGAACCGGCCGCTCATGTCGCGCGACATCATGGCGGGCTCGAAGGACACGAAAAGAATGTTCTTCCTGTCGCCGGCGTTGTTGAAGTCGACGCTCGTGCTCGGGCTGTAGCCGTCCATCTGCGGCCATCGGAAATAGAGGTCGAGGCGAGGCGCGACGCCGTTGATGCGCTGGCGCTCGAAACGGATGACGTTGGCCGGCGCGACGATCACGTTGTTTCCGACCACAATCTCGCGCAGCGTGACGTCGTCGGTGTGACCGGCCATGACGATGGAGGCGCCCACCCACTTGCCGGCGACGCTGAGGCCTACCGAGAACAGGGCGAGGGCGGCGAAGACGTAGAACATCTTGAGCATGAAAGTGGAGTTGACGACGTTGAGTTCAACGTCGGCCACTGACGCTTCTTCGGCCGTCCGGGACACCGAGCACTCCACCATTAGGACCGGTTCCATGCCTGATCGGCACATCCTTCACGGCATGGCGTTGCCGCGCGACGAAGGTACTGTGCGGAACTATGGTAAACAGCCGGTAAAGAGCGGACTGCGCGGCGGCGACCGTCGATCCTTCGCCGGCATCGCTGGGCAATGCCAAGGTTGCTTCGTGCGTCGGCCGCACCTAGGGTCGCAACGATCCCAAGGAAGGAAACGATGCCGATCTACGCACTGGATGGAGTTCGTCCCACATTCGACGACGAGAACGTATGGATCGCGCCGGATGCGTCGATCATCGGCAACGTATTGCTGGGTCGAGACGTCGGCATCTGGTTCGGCGCGGCGTTGAGGGGCGATTCCGAGCCGATCCGGATCGGCGACGACACCAACGTACAGGAACACACGATCATGCACACCGATCCCGGCTTGCCGCTGACGATCGGGAAGGGATGCA
This portion of the Mesorhizobium shangrilense genome encodes:
- the moaA gene encoding GTP 3',8-cyclase MoaA — its product is MSMTDPYGRDITYLRVSVTDRCDFRCTYCMAEDMTFLPKKDLLSLEELDRLCTVFIEKGVKKLRLTGGEPLVRKNIMHLVRELSRHLKTGALEELTLTTNGSQLSRFAQELVDCGVRRINVSLDTLDPVKFREITRWGDIGRVIAGIDAAQAAGLSIKLNAVALKGFNEAEIPELMRWAHGRGMDLTVIETMPMGEIEVDRTDQYLPLSVLRADLERQFTLNDIPYKTGGPARYVEVAETGGRLGFITPMTHNFCESCNRVRITCTGTLFMCLGQEDAADLRTPLRASEGNDLLSAAIDEAIGRKPKGHDFVIDRRSKRPAVSRHMSVTGG
- the cysE gene encoding serine O-acetyltransferase, which translates into the protein MNTVSAIRGNTVKPVDPIWNAVREEAIAAVDNDPLLSAFLYSTVLNQESLEEAVIHRIAQRLDHGDLSADLIAQTYREMVRAQPEWSATVRVDIQAYYDRDPACDRFIMPVLYFKGFHAIQTHRLAHWLWNQDRKDFALYLQSRSSAIFQTDINPAARIGKGLFIDHATGLVVGETAVIEDNVSILHGVTLGGTGKTGGDRHPKIRYGVLIGAGAKILGNIEVGHCAKIAAGSVVLAPVPHNKTVAGVPARIVGESGCDQPSRQMDQLLPSRAFDDGPGFDI
- a CDS encoding DUF3126 family protein; its protein translation is MKPEEIRKLDAYFKRTFQNPNLQVKARPRKADSCEVYVGDEFLGIVFKDEDDGDYNFSMAILDIDLG
- a CDS encoding dodecin family protein, with the translated sequence MSVARVTEITASSTTSFEDAIAQGIARANQTLTNVEGAWVQQQTVACEAGKIKEYRVNMKVTFILTD